In Natator depressus isolate rNatDep1 chromosome 17, rNatDep2.hap1, whole genome shotgun sequence, one genomic interval encodes:
- the XAF1 gene encoding XIAP-associated factor 1, which translates to MKEKEGHSPRETMKEESKFCKNCKRDVSAANFSLHEAHCVRFLAVCPECDEPIALKEMEEHQQDAHKQVRCKLCHQSMHKYLLENHESNECNERSLKCTFCELEMPFNKLQRHLEACGSRTELCWECNKYIMYKDLDKHKDVCQNGSKLSSNGEMHYQPSEESAHQTSILPPSGLSDNLCLQCNKSFPDDQYLQHLNECSPLSKLAEILASQSVTKSRPLPPPSLVTSPPHENAAAAWKDVRPKRKEKDSSASRPLLKPLKNKKSAGRPAFTATLDPILPKALEDPMTYDVLVTCSQCNILLPGPTLRKHETKCLRLASLQSLRRKPKWSPGKQEEPF; encoded by the exons atgaaagagaaaGAGGGGCACAGCCCGAGAGAAACCATGAAGGAGGAGAGCAAGTTCTGCAAGAACTG TAAACGAGATGTGTCTGCTGCCAATTTCTCTCTCCATGAGGCCCACTGCGTGCGGTTTCTTGCTGTCTGTCCAGAGTGTGATGAACCTATTGCTCTAAAGGAGATGGAGGAGCATCAGCAAGACGCACATAAGCAG GTCAGATGTAAACTGTGTCACCAAAGCATGCACAAATACCTACTGGAGAATCATGAG TCCAATGAATGTAATGAGCGATCACTGAAATGCACATTCTGTGAGCTGGAAATGCCCTTCAATAAGCTACAGAGGCACCTGGAGGCTTGCGGTAGTCGCACTGAGCTCTGTTGGGAGTGTAACAAATACATCATGTACAAGGACTTGGACAAGCACAAAGACGTTTGTCAGAATGGCAGTAAGCTATCAAGCAACGGTGAGATGCACTATCAACCCAGTGAGGAGTCTGCTCATCAAACCTCGATTCTCCCACCCTCAG GTCTCAGTGACAATCTTTGTCTGCAGTGCAATAAGTCCTTCCCAGATGACCAGTACCTCCAACACCTG AATGAGTGCAGCCCGCTCTCCAAACTCGCGGAGATTCTCGCCAGCCAGTCTGTTACAAAATCCCGCCCGCTCCCACCTCCCTCTCTGGTTACGTCTCCCCCCCACGAGAATGCAGCCGCGGCGTGGAAGGACGTTCGCccaaagaggaaggaaaaggactcttctgcctccaggcccttgCTCAAGCCACTGAAGAACAAAAAGTCAGCAGGCCGCCCTGCTTTCACTGCCACACTGGATCCCATACTGCCTAAGGCTCTCGAAGACCCAATGACTTACGATGTGTTGGTGACCTGTTCCCAGTGCAATATTCTTCTCCCAGGTCCGACTCTAAGGAAGCACGAG ACCAAATGTCTGCGTCTGGCTTCTTTGCAAAGTCTCAGGAGGAAACCAAAATGGAGTCCTGGAAAACAAG